The following are encoded together in the Leguminivora glycinivorella isolate SPB_JAAS2020 chromosome 18, LegGlyc_1.1, whole genome shotgun sequence genome:
- the LOC125235851 gene encoding carboxypeptidase B-like isoform X1 translates to MLFLFLLTFVPIVIAKNELYMGFKVYNVKLTSQEQQESLHFLKADVIDYWIKPNFKYDVTGLAMVPPSHFNWFEERLEELQVEKEIAIEDVYEYLSTKESSAKQKVPSFTYNDDSNETDGSDDEAENNLTEENNVTDKDNGVNETEETNVTSEDGNGGGETKETDVTNEDDKTEEINAVTLTESDEDDITFGFDYYYRYSTILEYIYKIRDRYEDSQTTSIDVIEFGLTDLNRPLVYLKLSRSDGNENKPIIVIEGGINLREWITIPSALKIIEEVLEGNQARYLDNFDWIIIPVVNPDGYEYSHTDLHLWEKNLSTKSSWGFICPGVNINRNFNIDWSRADSSSSACSHLYAGTEANSEIETQLIQSIIHTYKDRISMYISLQNGGGYISYPWQYEFAASGTFRQNHLLAMEMVAAMHDEYHLDVASVAYGDRASGTSSDYARVNDVMYAFNIDIVRRGSDGVIVPESEIVDVVEDVWRAVAVAADRLIN, encoded by the exons atgttatttttatttttgttaacttTCGTGCCTATAGTGATAGCTAAAAATGAATTGTACATGGG GTTCAAAGTATACAATGTGAAACTCACGTCACAGGAACAGCAGGAAAGTTTGCACTTCCTAAAAGCAGACGTAATAGACTACTGGATAAAGCCAAACTTCAAGTATGACGTCACAGGTTTAGCTATGGTACCTCCGTCACACTTTAACTGGTTTGAAGAAAGACTTGAAGAATTGCAAGTTGAAAAGGAAATTGCTATTGAAGATGTATATGA ATACTTATCTACAAAGGAATCAAGTGCTAAACAGAAAGTACCAAGCTTCACTTACAACGATGACTCTAATGAAACAGATGGATCTGATGACGAGGCAGAAAATAATTTAACTGAAGAAAATAACGTCACAGACAAAGACAATGGTGTCAATGAAACTGAAGAAACTAATGTCACTAGCGAAGATGGGAACGGTGGCGGTGAAACCAAAGAAACTGATGTTACTAACGAAGATGATAAGACTGAAGAGATTAATGCTGTAACATTGACTGAGAGTGACGAGGATGATATCACCTTTGGATTCGATTATTACTATCGATATAGCACA ATACTGGAATACATTTACAAAATACGAGACAGATACGAAGATTCTCAGACAACTTCTATTGATGTTATTGAATTTGGTTTAACTGATCTTAATAGACCTTTGGTATATCTAAAACTAAGTAGAAGCGATGGCAATGAAAACAAGCCTATTATTGTTATTGAGGGAGGAATAAATCTAAGGGAATGGATTACTATTCCCTCTGCTTTAAAGATTATTGAAGAAGTATTGGAAGGTAACCAAGCGAGATATTTGGATAATTTTGATTGGATTATCATACCTGTGGTTAATCCTGATGGATATGAATATTCTCATACTGAC ctTCATCTTTGGGAGAAGAACCTTAGCACGAAAAGCAGTTGGGGCTTTATCTGTCCTGGTGTCAACATCAACAGGAATTTCAACATCGACTGGTCCAGAGCTGATTCCAGTTCCAGCGCTTGCAGTCACTTATATGCTGGTACTGAAGCAAATTCTGAAATTGAAACTCAATTGATCCAAAgcatcatacatacatataaagaTAGGATTAGCATGTACATATCTCTACAGAATGGTGGAGGCTATATTTCCTATCCTTGGCAGTATGAATTTGCTGCAAGTGGTACATTCAGACAAAATCATTTGCTTGCCATGGAAATGGTAGCAGCAATGCATGATGAATATCATCTAGATGTAGCATCAGTAGCTTACGGAGATAGAGCGTCTGGCACGAGTTCAGATTATGCCAGGGTTAATGATGTGATGTATGCTTTTAATATCGATATTGTGAGACGAGGATCTGACGGAGTTATTGTGCCAGAAAGTGAAATAGTTGACGTTGTTGAAGATGTTTGGCGAGCTGTGGCTGTAGCCGCTGATAggttaataaactaa
- the LOC125235851 gene encoding carboxypeptidase B-like isoform X2 gives MLFLFLLTFVPIVIAKNELYMGFKVYNVKLTSQEQQESLHFLKADVIDYWIKPNFKYDVTGLAMVPPSHFNWFEERLEELQVEKEIAIEDVYEYLSTKESSAKQKVPSFTYNDDSNETDGSDDEAENNLTEENNVTDKDNGVNETEETNVTSEDGNGGGETKETDVTNEDDKTEEINAVTLTESDEDDITFGFDYYYRYSTLHLWEKNLSTKSSWGFICPGVNINRNFNIDWSRADSSSSACSHLYAGTEANSEIETQLIQSIIHTYKDRISMYISLQNGGGYISYPWQYEFAASGTFRQNHLLAMEMVAAMHDEYHLDVASVAYGDRASGTSSDYARVNDVMYAFNIDIVRRGSDGVIVPESEIVDVVEDVWRAVAVAADRLIN, from the exons atgttatttttatttttgttaacttTCGTGCCTATAGTGATAGCTAAAAATGAATTGTACATGGG GTTCAAAGTATACAATGTGAAACTCACGTCACAGGAACAGCAGGAAAGTTTGCACTTCCTAAAAGCAGACGTAATAGACTACTGGATAAAGCCAAACTTCAAGTATGACGTCACAGGTTTAGCTATGGTACCTCCGTCACACTTTAACTGGTTTGAAGAAAGACTTGAAGAATTGCAAGTTGAAAAGGAAATTGCTATTGAAGATGTATATGA ATACTTATCTACAAAGGAATCAAGTGCTAAACAGAAAGTACCAAGCTTCACTTACAACGATGACTCTAATGAAACAGATGGATCTGATGACGAGGCAGAAAATAATTTAACTGAAGAAAATAACGTCACAGACAAAGACAATGGTGTCAATGAAACTGAAGAAACTAATGTCACTAGCGAAGATGGGAACGGTGGCGGTGAAACCAAAGAAACTGATGTTACTAACGAAGATGATAAGACTGAAGAGATTAATGCTGTAACATTGACTGAGAGTGACGAGGATGATATCACCTTTGGATTCGATTATTACTATCGATATAGCACA ctTCATCTTTGGGAGAAGAACCTTAGCACGAAAAGCAGTTGGGGCTTTATCTGTCCTGGTGTCAACATCAACAGGAATTTCAACATCGACTGGTCCAGAGCTGATTCCAGTTCCAGCGCTTGCAGTCACTTATATGCTGGTACTGAAGCAAATTCTGAAATTGAAACTCAATTGATCCAAAgcatcatacatacatataaagaTAGGATTAGCATGTACATATCTCTACAGAATGGTGGAGGCTATATTTCCTATCCTTGGCAGTATGAATTTGCTGCAAGTGGTACATTCAGACAAAATCATTTGCTTGCCATGGAAATGGTAGCAGCAATGCATGATGAATATCATCTAGATGTAGCATCAGTAGCTTACGGAGATAGAGCGTCTGGCACGAGTTCAGATTATGCCAGGGTTAATGATGTGATGTATGCTTTTAATATCGATATTGTGAGACGAGGATCTGACGGAGTTATTGTGCCAGAAAGTGAAATAGTTGACGTTGTTGAAGATGTTTGGCGAGCTGTGGCTGTAGCCGCTGATAggttaataaactaa
- the LOC125235872 gene encoding carboxypeptidase B-like, producing the protein MVLSFFSHQIFKVTIKNQNHVLLLKDLEEAFGLDVWSEATVDHPGTVMVSRARSQMFQDLMADEGILAELEVENVKDLLDLEDKLIINAASKNRTSTRASASGLPLNNVYRYDEINAYLEELARAYPNIVTLVNAGKSFEGRDIKYIKISTTNFQDTSKPIVYMESLLHAREWITQSATLYAIQKLVIDVTEQDLLQDIDWIILPIANPDGFEFTHTDQRLWRKNRAVGYMVGDLCAGVDLNRNFDAFWSTASSNVVCMDTFHGRAPFSEPETAIIRNIIDEHKDRLELLLDIHSFGSMILYGYGNGVLPANGLNVGSASGVRMAQEIDAVKMSWNSNYIVGNVALVLYQASGSAMDYAKVAGVPLAYTFELPGHRYGLGTGAGFFVDPDFIEQAGFETWEGIKTGARSALAIYRTKFGAK; encoded by the exons ATGGTGTTATCTTTTTTCAGCCATCAAATCTTCAAAGTGACCATAAAAAACCAGAACCATGTCCTACTCCTCAAAGACCTGGAAGAAGCTTTCGGACTAGACGTATGGTCGGAAGCCACTGTGGACCACCCTGGTACAGTCATGGTGTCGAGAGCCAGAAGCCAGATGTTCCAGGACCTTATGGCTGATGAAGGGATACTAGCTGAGCTGGAGGTGGAAAATGTGAAGGA TTTACTGGATTTAGaagataaattaataataaatgcgGCAAGCAAGAACCGTACATCTACCAGGGCCTCTGCTTCTGGGTTGCCTTTGAATAATGTCTACCGATATGATGag attaaCGCATATTTGGAAGAACTGGCCAGAGCATATCCTAACATTGTTACTTTAGTCAACGCTGGCAAGAGCTTCGAGGGTCGAGACATCAAGTACATAAAGATATCTACGACAAACTTTCAG GACACCAGCAAACCGATAGTGTACATGGAATCTTTGCTACACGCCCGTGAGTGGATCACGCAGTCAGCTACACTTTACGCGATACAGAAGCTTGTTATAGACGTCACCGAGCAAGACCTGCTGCAGGACATTGACTGGATTATCCTGCCTATCGCCAATCCTGATGGGTTCGAGTTCACGCATACAGAT CAACGTCTGTGGAGAAAGAACCGTGCCGTCGGCTACATGGTTGGTGACCTGTGCGCCGGAGTAGATCTCAACCGCAACTTCGACGCTTTCTGGTCCACGGCATCCAGCAACGTTGTCTGCATGGACACTTTCCACGGGCGAGCTCCCTTCTCTGAGCCAGAAACCGCCATCATCAGGAATATCATCGACGAACATAAAGACCGATTGGAACTGTTGCTCGACATCCACAGTTTTGGAAGCATGATCCTATATGGTTACGGAAACGGTGTTCTTCCAGCCAACGGTCTGAATGTAGGTTCCGCATCAGGCGTCCGCATGGCTCAAGAAATCGACGCTGTTAAAATGAGCTGGAACAGCAACTACATAGTCGGTAATGTTGCTCTGGTGTTGTATCAAGCGTCAGGGTCAGCTATGGATTATGCTAAGGTTGCTGGAGTACCGTTAGCGTATACCTTTGAGCTGCCGGGTCATAGATATGGTTTAGGAACTGGTGCTGGATTCTTTGTGGATCCAGATTTTATTGAGCAGGCTGGATTTGAGACTTGGGAGGGCATTAAGACAGGCGCTAGAAGTGCACTGGCGATCTATAGAACGAAGTTTGGTGCGAAATAA